The DNA sequence tgaggtaatttatttaaaaagcacttaGGAGAGGTCGTAGCATCTCACGTGCATACTCCATTCCTTCGTTGGATCTTTacaaatgtgtcttttttttttttattttgtttatttatttgacagagggagagagagagggtacaagcaaggggaacaggagagggagaagcagacaatgcaggactagatcccaggaccctgagatcatgacctgagccaaaggcagactcttaaccgactgagccacccagacgccccacaaATGAGTCTTTATCGAGAGCTCGCTACATGCCAGGCATCGTGGTACATGTTGAGATCTGAAAACAAGAGAGCTGCTGCCCTCCATGGCTTTTGTTCTATTTACTGCTAGTGAAGATTTCTCTGTTTTATCTACATTGTTCATTCTGTTCTGGGCAGACATCagaggaaagacagaaggaaaaatatccctttaaacaaaaaaaaaaaaccaagaagcaaCTAAACTTCCTGACTATCTTCCCAGGCAGACTCTCATTCCAAGATTATTTTGTCTTTGCGGTTCTTTTCCCCTCCATTCCCCTCTAATTACACCGTCCCTGTGCCGTGTGCACCTTAACCGGGGTTAACATCAGTGTAACTAGCACACAGTTTTGAATTCTCACACCACAAACCCTTCTGcatttgaattccagctctgccccaGGGCTCTGGCCTTGAGGGTCACCTGCCTTCTCTGAGttacagtttcttcatctgcaaaaagcaaaaataccaGCTTTGCATGGTTTCTGGGGGAATTGGCAATTGGAGATAATTTCTGTCAAGTATTGACTTTAGTACCTGACAGGCAGTGCTCTATAAAAGGGAGCTTTTATCTGCGGGGTGATTGTAGTTGTTGGGTAAACTCCCTACTTGCTAAGTGAACGTCTCTGAAGAGAGGGACGCTAGAGGtgaaggggaagggggggatgTGGGGTGCCCATCAGTGTTATCCTCTACAATTAACATAGCTCTGAGAATACCACTCTAACTTGAACCTTTTTGGAATTAGTGTTTCGGAGGAACTGTGTCTTCATCTTCAAGCCATCATGAGCCCTAAGAAGCGCAGGTCACAGAAGATCGCATTTGATGAGAAGAGTAATATGAAAATCGAGCACTATTTCCCCCAGGTATGTTTGTAAATACCATTTATGGAATATGCCAATATGAGACATAGCCCTCCTGGACACTGGGTGTCACAGCGCTTTCTGCCAAGAAACTacctccttggggcgcctgggtggctcagtcgttgggtgtctgccttcggctcggggcgtgatcctggagtcctgggatcgaggcccacgtcaggctcttccgctgggaacctgcttcttcctctcccactccccctgcctgtctctctctcactggctgtctctctcactggctgtctctgtgtcaaataaataaataaaatgttaaaaaaaaaaaaaaaagaaagaaactacctCCTTGTAGGTTGAGGATATTAAGTTAATATCTTTCTCATCCATTTTGTCCTATTTTCTAGTCCTAATAGTTTTAATGCAAATCTTGGCCACATCAAAGCAGCCTGCAATAACAAGCTATTGTAACACTtcctgaacaacaacaacaaatctacTACAATGTGTTACAGTCAACTATGGAATAAAAAAATCGATACTATTTCGTCGCATGAAAATATCTACTCTCCCAAATGTGGCTAATCTGTTTGACCACAGTAATAACCTACATTTGTACCGTGCTTTCTAGTttatgaaacaaattttaaaataatcatcctGATCATAACCTTATTaggcagggagggaggatttATTATCCTCAGTCTATTTATGCGGAGAGAGAAATGACTCCTTGCTTGAGGCAGAAGTGGAGGGAAGACTTGCACTTACATTTACTGACATTAAGTCAGGGCTCTTTCTATTAAAGGGGCTGTGTTATCATATCAAACCCTCATATTCTTTCCTGAGTCTGAAATGCTCCTTGCATTTATCAAGAAGTGGGCTGAGCATTTGGAGAATTTGAGGAAGCAGCATAAAAGCTTtcgtttgttttctttcctctggttGTCACTAGACTATCCAAGTATCTAGGGAAACCGAGACAAACCTAGTTATGCTTCTCTTTGTCCTGCTTCGTGATAGAGCCAGCGAATAACCATGTACGACCCGGTtcccttatttaaaaatgtctgtgtCTGCCCCAGAATCTTCTGAATAGTTGGAAATCCATTATAGCCTTCCAACAAGGATGTTTCTGACAACACTGGGCTGAAGCGATGTTCTTTGAGAGTTTGTTATGTCGTGCCCAGAGTGAACTTATACTGcgttatgttccttttttttttttgatccagaATATTAGCACCATtacaaagaagggaaataaaagttaATCTGTTAATGTGCCAGTCATCGTGCTAGGTTTTGTCACCCATGACGTCACACTGAATCTTTACAACCATCCTGCCTTGTTATTTCCATGACCAGCAAGCGACCTTGCCGCTCTGTGAACTCGTGTCTGTCCACGCCAGTGCCATGATGAATGTGACTTGGGAAAAATGTCTCATTCAGGCATAGAAATCAAATGCTCCTAGTTTTTCAGGGGATTTCTGCTATTTGATGAATCCTCCTTGTGTAAGGTTGTATTCAGAGTTTTAaagcatttaacatttatttttaggtcAATAAAAACGAAGAGAATAATTCCAATATTCCTCAAATGAAGATGGGCTCTAAAAAAGGTCCAAAAGATATAACAAACACCCAGGCTCAAGGACCCAAACACCAGACCGTGCCCCGTAACAAGACAATTTACATCACCTTGGCTGTGAACGCCAGGAAACACGTGCTCACACATAGTGAAGGGGATAGCCTATACGCAGCACTCAACACTCTCAGGGCCGtcaagaaggaaattaaaactcaGCAGGGCAAAGAAATGCTGGTGCTTGGCACGGAAGGAATTGAAGGGTACCTAAATCTTGGAATGCCCCTCAGTTGCTTTCCTGAAAGCTGCCACGTGCTGATCACATTTGCCCAGAGTCGAAGCAGGCAGAAAGAGGAGAACCCGGTATTTGGCCGGCATGACAAGGCGTCCCCTGACTGTGTCAAATTTTATATTCACGCgattgggaagagaaagaaaaagatagttACGTGCAGtcatcttcacaaagaagggtgCAAACTCTGTGTCTACGCTTTCAAAGGAGAAACCATTAAGGACGCTGTGTGCAAGGATGGCAGGTTTCTCCCCTTTCTGGAGAAAGAGGACTGGAGACTCATCAAAAACCATGACTCCATTCTAGAAAGCTCTCAGACTGTTGACAACCTAGAAGGTAAGCTCTTTGAGGTTGAGGTTGAGACGAGAACGGGCTCTGCAGCAGCTGCTGCTCAGAATTTGGAGTCGGAGGAAAGAAACACCAGTGTGTTGAGAGAAGAAATTGTGGCTCAGTACCCCAGTTtgaagagagaaagtgaaaaattcaGAGATACCTtcaagaaaaaattggaaaataaaaagaacaaggcTTCATTATTTCAATTGCATAAAGTACAGTtcgggaaactgacaaaaaactCTACCCCAGTTAAAATGCACAAACTTCTTTCTCATCTCAGTGACTCCGTTGGGTACCTGTCATGGGACAACAATGGAAACAGGGGTTCTGCCACCTGCTTTGTTTTTGATAGGCTGTTCATTTTAACTTGTCGGCACGTAG is a window from the Ursus arctos isolate Adak ecotype North America unplaced genomic scaffold, UrsArc2.0 scaffold_23, whole genome shotgun sequence genome containing:
- the FAM111A gene encoding serine protease FAM111A yields the protein MSPKKRRSQKIAFDEKSNMKIEHYFPQVNKNEENNSNIPQMKMGSKKGPKDITNTQAQGPKHQTVPRNKTIYITLAVNARKHVLTHSEGDSLYAALNTLRAVKKEIKTQQGKEMLVLGTEGIEGYLNLGMPLSCFPESCHVLITFAQSRSRQKEENPVFGRHDKASPDCVKFYIHAIGKRKKKIVTCSHLHKEGCKLCVYAFKGETIKDAVCKDGRFLPFLEKEDWRLIKNHDSILESSQTVDNLEGKLFEVEVETRTGSAAAAAQNLESEERNTSVLREEIVAQYPSLKRESEKFRDTFKKKLENKKNKASLFQLHKVQFGKLTKNSTPVKMHKLLSHLSDSVGYLSWDNNGNRGSATCFVFDRLFILTCRHVVNDIVGEGIDPSKWADIIGQCVRVTFSYEGPPEKEENCFFTEPWFMVSNTTLDYAVLQLKANGQQVPSGLYHRIAPAPLSGLIYIIGHPYGEAKSSDACTVIPLEQRAGKVQEHPQARGGGGSSDDMQYIHMYTQRSFQDIAHNPDVITYDTSFYFGASGSPVFDAKGSLVAMHTAGFTYKYQIGFSHIIEFGCTMESILLDMKQNHGQWFTEACMNQSYTEVRMNQPYTEECINQQDVEMMSDEY